CTTACCCGCGGATGAGGCTCAGCACCGTCTGCGGAAGCTGGTTCGCCTGAGCCAGCATCGCCGTACCCGACTGCGACAGGATCTGGAGCTTCGTGAAGTTCAGCATCTCCTGGCTCATATCCGCGTCGCGGATTCGGCTCTCCGCCGCCGTCAGGTTCGTGCCCGTCGTCGTCAGGTTCGTCACCGTGT
The sequence above is drawn from the uncultured Fretibacterium sp. genome and encodes:
- a CDS encoding flagellin, producing the protein TVTNLTTTGTNLTAAESRIRDADMSQEMLNFTKLQILSQSGTAMLAQANQLPQTVLSLIRG